TAAATCTACATTGGTGCAGGCGATAGCAATGATCCTTCCTCAAAACGCTGTAATTGAAAGAGGCTCTATAATCTACGATGGGATTGATATATCGAGAAACAATAGTTTAGATGTAATATCTAAGGTAAGAAGAGAGATCGGAATGGTTTTTCAAGACCCCGCCACATCTTTTAGCCCTTTATTCCCAATAAAGCAGCAATTCGTGGACGTGCTTTCGGAAGTATTAAAAGTGACGCCTGAGGAAGCACTCATGATCTCTGAGGAGGCGCTTAAGAATGTCAGGCTTATCGAAGTTGAGCGAGTTCTGAATTCATACCCCCATGAACTGTCAGGTGGAATGTTGCAGAGAGCTGCTCTCGCGCTAGCCCTGGCTAAGAAACCTAAAGTACTTATAGCTGATGAACCTACAACTAATCTGGATGTGACCACCCAGGCAGAAATACTAGAGCTTATCAAAATGCTCAAACAAAAACACGGTCTAACACTGATAATGGTTACCCATAATTTCGGGGTTGCGGCGCAGGTCTGCGACAGGGTTGTTGTAATGTACGCTGGAATGATCTTCGAAGAAGGACCTACAAGACAGGTTCTAAGCG
This Sulfolobales archaeon DNA region includes the following protein-coding sequences:
- a CDS encoding ABC transporter ATP-binding protein, translated to MSSIIISVRDLVVNYYTFGGVIKALREVDLDINHGESICIVGESGSGKSTLVQAIAMILPQNAVIERGSIIYDGIDISRNNSLDVISKVRREIGMVFQDPATSFSPLFPIKQQFVDVLSEVLKVTPEEALMISEEALKNVRLIEVERVLNSYPHELSGGMLQRAALALALAKKPKVLIADEPTTNLDVTTQAEILELIKMLKQKHGLTLIMVTHNFGVAAQVCDRVVVMYAGMIFEEGPTRQVLSDPLHPYTRGLLTAVPRIGRLSTPIPGFLPDPREDFKGCPFYSRCSNAREECSTQKPSRVVLRERRVFCHLYGGS